Proteins co-encoded in one Kribbella qitaiheensis genomic window:
- a CDS encoding DUF3376 domain-containing protein: protein MSDHEIRIALVLNGGVSLAVWMGGVTHELDLIRRASGGGSRPAAQPYDEVLAARWKELCHRDGEQRRLVVDVIAGTSAGGLNGSLLATAISHGSTLDPDGDNGPWLRQRWVGLGSLEVGKLVPAAGKPSSSVLDGDFFLKELNSLLEGVADAGKASAAEPVTLFVTASGLGIQQFEAKDAAGQRFVVPDHRYLYCFTSERAAKYDGKNRSFSVKENNGLKNTNLLARAARASASFPVAFGPVLETPKMGDAPPRMQPGPHQESGAWLVDGGVLDNAPFAPVLDVVARRPVTGRATRYVLYVVPSAGIGSAETRLVDANQPNWRVAALSAVQYPREVDFRSDVEQLERLLLEADASWSDSQRLFDRCIQQPPERDRLRAAAQMLLPAYSRGRAAGGVWEAVTIATHDQSTVLDAATALSEAQIDDILATKHPWVPGPDGSMLPLRIEAGNPCWDWGTGAAERVVRLVLRSLRTQIDSAAREERADLDRRLKATSDSLQRVLAVRDELSDELAKADLDLQPAGGAEAVAVGLTDIFELLQVQRALGDEFAALIKVVGIDVVETALEVEVVSRCTSARTPQQRSAPFQFLRLGPDIPLTLLDELPEGSIANDLKDRILYGTQVGHFGAFGAADWRRWDWLMGRLHCVAHLGAMLGADPDWIRETQRQVLEAEDWKIGKVLERIQRLANDFPADAGMGALTTMRNELNTTREGIATTKGLADRMVAVSGGLSPVFGNWVKAVAGRKQQPGSWLLQCARWFTEPARQTAWHRLVKSADLTPARQPLIFQRWLPVALLAAVVLLLVAAGVVDVAAVRIIFALLAGLVLAVGAAVMAGTWYVRRQRKRIQLWIENRLPPISPEPRDRS from the coding sequence ATGTCGGACCATGAGATCCGGATCGCGCTGGTATTGAACGGCGGGGTCAGTCTGGCCGTCTGGATGGGCGGTGTCACGCACGAACTCGACCTGATCCGGCGTGCTTCCGGTGGTGGCTCGAGGCCCGCTGCGCAGCCGTACGACGAAGTCCTGGCAGCGCGCTGGAAGGAGCTGTGCCATCGCGATGGGGAGCAGCGCCGGCTCGTCGTCGACGTGATCGCGGGCACCAGCGCGGGTGGGCTCAACGGGTCACTCCTCGCGACCGCGATCTCGCACGGGTCCACACTTGATCCAGATGGCGACAACGGACCGTGGTTGCGGCAGCGCTGGGTCGGGCTCGGCTCGCTCGAGGTCGGCAAGCTGGTCCCGGCCGCGGGCAAGCCGTCGTCGTCGGTGCTGGACGGCGACTTCTTCCTGAAGGAGCTGAACAGCCTCCTCGAAGGCGTCGCCGATGCGGGCAAGGCGTCGGCCGCCGAGCCGGTGACATTGTTCGTGACCGCCTCGGGGCTCGGCATCCAGCAGTTCGAGGCGAAGGACGCGGCCGGCCAGCGCTTCGTCGTACCGGACCATCGGTACCTGTACTGCTTCACCAGCGAGCGCGCCGCGAAGTACGACGGGAAGAACCGGTCGTTCTCGGTCAAGGAGAACAACGGGCTGAAGAACACGAACCTGCTGGCCCGGGCCGCTCGCGCGTCGGCGTCGTTCCCGGTGGCCTTCGGGCCGGTGCTGGAGACGCCGAAGATGGGCGACGCGCCGCCCCGGATGCAGCCCGGACCACATCAGGAGTCCGGCGCCTGGCTGGTCGACGGCGGCGTGCTCGACAACGCGCCGTTCGCGCCCGTCCTCGATGTGGTCGCGCGGCGGCCGGTGACCGGACGCGCGACCCGGTACGTCCTGTACGTCGTACCGTCGGCCGGGATCGGTTCTGCCGAGACGCGACTCGTGGATGCGAACCAGCCGAATTGGCGGGTGGCCGCGTTGTCCGCCGTCCAGTACCCGCGCGAGGTGGACTTCAGGTCGGATGTCGAGCAGTTGGAGCGGCTGCTGCTGGAGGCGGACGCATCCTGGTCCGACTCCCAGCGGCTCTTCGATCGTTGCATCCAGCAACCGCCTGAGCGGGACCGGTTGCGGGCGGCGGCGCAGATGCTCCTCCCGGCGTACTCGCGGGGCCGGGCCGCCGGTGGCGTCTGGGAGGCGGTGACCATCGCGACCCACGACCAGTCGACCGTGCTGGACGCGGCGACCGCGTTGTCCGAGGCGCAGATCGACGACATCCTCGCCACCAAGCATCCGTGGGTGCCCGGGCCGGACGGGTCGATGCTGCCGCTGCGCATCGAGGCCGGAAACCCCTGCTGGGATTGGGGAACGGGCGCCGCGGAGCGCGTAGTACGGCTGGTTCTGCGGTCGCTGCGGACTCAGATCGACAGCGCGGCCAGGGAGGAGCGGGCGGACCTCGATCGGCGGTTGAAGGCGACCAGCGACAGCCTGCAGCGGGTTCTGGCGGTGCGTGACGAGTTGTCGGACGAGCTGGCGAAGGCGGACCTGGATCTGCAACCTGCCGGTGGAGCCGAGGCGGTCGCGGTCGGGCTGACCGACATCTTCGAGCTGCTGCAGGTTCAGCGGGCGCTCGGCGACGAGTTTGCCGCGCTGATCAAGGTCGTCGGGATCGACGTCGTGGAGACGGCGCTCGAGGTCGAGGTCGTGTCGCGGTGTACGTCCGCTCGTACGCCGCAGCAGCGCAGCGCGCCGTTCCAGTTCCTGCGACTCGGACCGGATATCCCACTGACGCTGCTGGACGAACTCCCCGAGGGCTCGATCGCGAACGATCTGAAGGACCGGATTCTGTACGGCACCCAGGTCGGGCACTTCGGCGCTTTCGGCGCGGCGGACTGGCGGCGCTGGGATTGGCTGATGGGCCGGCTGCACTGCGTCGCGCACCTCGGCGCGATGCTCGGCGCCGACCCGGACTGGATCCGCGAGACCCAGCGTCAGGTGCTCGAAGCCGAGGACTGGAAGATCGGCAAGGTGTTGGAGCGGATCCAGCGGCTGGCCAATGACTTCCCGGCCGACGCCGGGATGGGCGCGCTCACGACGATGCGGAACGAGCTCAACACCACTCGCGAAGGCATCGCCACCACCAAGGGGCTTGCCGACCGGATGGTTGCTGTGTCGGGTGGGCTCAGTCCTGTCTTCGGCAACTGGGTGAAGGCGGTCGCCGGGCGCAAGCAGCAGCCGGGGTCGTGGTTGTTGCAGTGCGCGCGGTGGTTCACCGAGCCGGCGCGGCAGACCGCTTGGCATCGACTGGTGAAGAGCGCGGATCTGACACCGGCTCGGCAGCCGTTGATCTTCCAGCGGTGGTTGCCGGTGGCGTTGCTGGCCGCGGTGGTGTTGCTGCTGGTGGCTGCGGGTGTGGTCGACGTGGCGGCGGTCCGGATCATCTTTGCGTTGCTGGCTGGGCTGGTGCTGGCCGTCGGTGCCGCGGTGATGGCCGGAACTTGGTATGTCCGGCGGCAGCGGAAGCGGATCCAGTTGTGGATCGAGAACCGGCTGCCGCCGATCAGTCCTGAGCCGCGTGATCGGTCTTGA
- a CDS encoding DUF3097 domain-containing protein gives MADRYGNDVLSGDWRKPKNGRTVEIAVEKGMVVEEPSSGFVGAVVRWEHGVVDLEDRHGRIKTYPMGPGFWVDGKPVSLQPPKRPGPAKKTKTASGSVAVSNVRAKVARASRIYVEGRHDAELVERVWGDDLRIEGVVIEYMEGIDDLPAIVNRFQPGPGRRLGVLVDHLVEGSKESKLAAQVNNRNVLVVGHPFIDIWEAVKPSSLGIAAWPKIPRGTDWKHGVLETFGWPATDQADVAAAWKHILSKVKSFADLEPELLGRVEELIDFVTQD, from the coding sequence GTGGCTGATCGGTATGGGAACGACGTGCTGTCGGGTGACTGGCGGAAGCCCAAGAACGGGCGGACCGTTGAGATAGCGGTCGAAAAAGGGATGGTGGTCGAGGAACCGTCGTCCGGGTTCGTCGGCGCTGTCGTCCGGTGGGAACACGGAGTCGTGGATCTCGAGGATCGGCACGGGCGGATCAAGACCTATCCCATGGGTCCGGGGTTCTGGGTCGACGGGAAGCCCGTCAGCCTGCAGCCGCCGAAGCGGCCGGGGCCGGCCAAGAAGACGAAGACCGCCTCCGGGTCGGTCGCCGTGAGCAACGTCCGGGCCAAGGTCGCGCGCGCCAGCCGGATCTACGTCGAGGGTCGCCACGACGCCGAGCTCGTCGAGCGGGTGTGGGGCGACGACCTCCGGATCGAAGGCGTCGTCATCGAGTACATGGAAGGCATCGACGACCTACCGGCGATCGTGAACCGATTCCAGCCAGGTCCCGGCCGGCGGCTCGGCGTACTGGTCGATCACCTGGTCGAGGGGTCCAAGGAGTCCAAGCTCGCGGCCCAGGTGAACAACCGGAACGTGCTGGTCGTCGGGCACCCGTTCATCGACATCTGGGAAGCGGTGAAGCCGTCGTCGCTGGGCATCGCGGCGTGGCCGAAGATCCCGCGCGGCACGGACTGGAAGCACGGCGTACTGGAGACCTTCGGCTGGCCCGCGACCGATCAAGCCGACGTGGCGGCGGCCTGGAAGCACATCCTGTCGAAGGTGAAGAGCTTCGCCGACCTGGAGCCGGAGCTCCTCGGCCGGGTCGAAGAGCTCATCGACTTCGTAACCCAGGACTGA
- a CDS encoding acyltransferase domain-containing protein: MQVALGLLWRRRGVVPGGVVGHSVGEVAAAVLAGVVSVTDGARVIAAVADGGQLATLEVHGYPLERRAGRVVELPLASWRRW, encoded by the coding sequence GTGCAGGTTGCGTTGGGGTTGCTTTGGCGGCGGCGTGGGGTGGTGCCGGGTGGGGTTGTTGGGCATTCGGTCGGTGAGGTAGCGGCCGCGGTGCTCGCGGGGGTGGTGTCTGTCACGGACGGGGCGCGGGTGATTGCCGCGGTTGCGGATGGCGGTCAGCTCGCGACTCTCGAAGTTCACGGCTATCCGCTTGAACGCCGAGCCGGCCGCGTGGTCGAGCTGCCGCTCGCGTCCTGGCGTCGCTGGTGA
- a CDS encoding AMP-binding protein, with protein sequence MTIVELVRRWAAEKPDAPAYTFVDYQADRNGTRETLTWSEVDRRARAAVAAIRRYAEPGDRVAILAPQGLDYLVALLGSCYARTIAVPLFSPELPGHQSRLRSRSPTAHPPAR encoded by the coding sequence GTGACCATCGTCGAGCTGGTCAGACGCTGGGCCGCGGAGAAGCCCGACGCGCCTGCCTACACCTTCGTCGACTATCAGGCCGACCGGAATGGGACGAGGGAGACGCTGACCTGGTCTGAGGTTGATCGTCGAGCCCGCGCTGCTGTTGCCGCGATTCGCCGGTACGCCGAACCGGGCGATCGCGTCGCCATCCTTGCGCCACAAGGGCTGGACTACCTCGTCGCTCTGCTCGGCTCCTGCTATGCCCGTACGATCGCGGTTCCGCTGTTCTCCCCCGAGCTGCCCGGCCATCAATCGCGGCTCAGGAGCCGCTCGCCAACAGCGCACCCGCCTGCGCGCTGA
- a CDS encoding AMP-binding protein, whose product MRAGVVGEVWLSGPNVAAGYWADPERTAEVFGATLADGTGPWLRTGDLGALYDGELYLTGRLKDLIIVDGQNHHPQDIEAIVAAAHSRLRPGRVRQHPADLQRQTRPAGNARLVPAQRLGCRSG is encoded by the coding sequence TTGCGAGCAGGTGTCGTCGGCGAGGTTTGGCTCAGCGGGCCCAACGTTGCCGCCGGGTATTGGGCCGACCCGGAACGCACCGCGGAAGTGTTCGGTGCGACCCTTGCCGATGGCACCGGGCCCTGGCTGCGGACCGGCGATCTCGGCGCCCTGTACGACGGCGAGCTGTATCTGACCGGTCGCCTCAAGGACCTGATCATCGTGGACGGCCAGAACCACCACCCGCAAGACATCGAGGCGATCGTCGCCGCGGCCCATTCCCGGCTCAGGCCAGGCCGCGTCCGGCAGCATCCAGCGGACCTCCAGCGGCAAACTCGCCCGGCAGGCAACGCGCGATTGGTTCCTGCTCAACGACTAGGGTGCAGGAGTGGCTGA
- a CDS encoding extracellular solute-binding protein, giving the protein MRPSAGYRTAVVVLACSLTLLASACGGNDQSSASSGSGDDGRKIELTIATFNEFGYSDLYREYEAAHPNVKITERRGATVDVHIKNLDDNLAAGSGMADIEAMEVSWIYKYLAKADKFVDLRQYGADDLKSRWLDWKVAGATTGDGRIIGYGTDIGPMAMCYRKDLFAKAGLPTDRAEVAKLFPDWASYFSYGRKFKREVPNSAWYDSATVTWDAMRNQLIQAYYSNQDRYLGAENERLRRTWNQVIAGTEEGLSARLPAWTDAWTKGFRTDAFATIACPGWLLGVIQDNAGSFGKGKWDVADVFPGGGGNWGGSYLTVPTQSANPEEAAKLAAWLTAPEQQIKVFKKVGSFPSTTDAYDSPQVKSQVNPYFNNAPVGKIFINRAQNVILKQHKGPRDGEINQVFSEALQRVEEGKQSPAAAWKQALRDSDKAANVRKTG; this is encoded by the coding sequence TCGGAAGATCGAACTGACCATCGCCACTTTCAACGAGTTCGGCTACAGCGACCTGTACCGCGAGTACGAGGCGGCGCACCCGAACGTCAAGATCACCGAACGCCGGGGCGCCACCGTCGACGTGCACATCAAGAACCTCGACGACAACCTCGCGGCAGGTTCGGGGATGGCCGACATCGAGGCGATGGAGGTCAGCTGGATCTACAAGTACCTGGCGAAGGCCGACAAGTTCGTGGATCTGCGCCAATACGGCGCCGACGACCTGAAGTCGCGGTGGCTGGACTGGAAGGTGGCCGGGGCGACCACCGGCGACGGCCGGATCATCGGTTACGGCACGGACATCGGGCCGATGGCGATGTGCTACCGCAAGGACCTGTTCGCCAAGGCCGGCCTGCCGACCGACCGGGCCGAGGTGGCCAAGCTCTTCCCGGACTGGGCCTCGTACTTCTCGTACGGGCGGAAGTTCAAGCGTGAGGTGCCGAACTCGGCCTGGTACGACTCTGCGACGGTGACCTGGGACGCGATGCGCAACCAGCTGATCCAGGCCTACTACTCCAACCAGGACCGGTACCTGGGCGCGGAGAACGAGAGGCTGAGGCGGACCTGGAACCAGGTCATAGCCGGCACCGAGGAGGGCTTGTCGGCGCGGCTGCCGGCCTGGACCGATGCCTGGACCAAGGGTTTCCGGACCGACGCGTTCGCCACCATCGCCTGCCCGGGCTGGCTGCTCGGCGTGATCCAGGACAACGCGGGCAGCTTCGGCAAGGGCAAGTGGGACGTCGCCGACGTGTTCCCCGGCGGTGGTGGCAACTGGGGCGGGTCCTACCTGACCGTGCCGACCCAGTCGGCGAACCCCGAGGAGGCCGCCAAGCTGGCCGCCTGGCTGACCGCGCCGGAGCAGCAGATCAAGGTCTTCAAGAAGGTCGGCTCGTTCCCGTCGACCACCGACGCGTACGACTCGCCGCAGGTGAAGTCGCAGGTCAACCCGTACTTCAACAACGCGCCGGTCGGCAAGATCTTCATCAACCGGGCCCAGAACGTGATCCTCAAACAGCACAAGGGACCGCGCGACGGCGAGATCAACCAGGTCTTCTCCGAGGCGCTGCAACGCGTCGAGGAAGGCAAGCAGTCCCCGGCGGCCGCGTGGAAACAGGCACTCCGAGACAGCGACAAGGCCGCGAACGTCCGTAAAACCGGCTGA
- a CDS encoding LacI family DNA-binding transcriptional regulator: MPKQAHESMSPTLEQVAALAGVSRATVSRVVNGSPKVLPDTVAAVERAIVELGYVPNRAARALVTRRTDSVALVVPEPDSRVFSDPFFAGILRGVSAALAPTSSQLVLLIEPSAGDDQRLLRYLRGGHVDGAIIVSHHGRDNVLQELAQLPLPIVFSARPLGVEVPVASVDVDNVAGARTAVEYLLSKGRRKLGTVAGPVDMTAGIDRLTGYQLVMAEEGLPEAVAYGDFTADGGEQAALKLFDEHPDLDGLFVANDLMATAALRVISQLGRRVPQDVAVVGFDDSVVATTTTPKLTTVRQPVVQLGTRLAEILLAKINGADLTGPEIFSTELIIRGSA; the protein is encoded by the coding sequence TTGCCGAAGCAAGCCCACGAGTCGATGTCCCCGACCCTGGAACAGGTGGCCGCGCTCGCCGGGGTTTCGCGGGCGACGGTCTCGCGGGTGGTGAACGGATCGCCGAAGGTGCTGCCGGACACGGTGGCCGCGGTCGAGCGCGCGATCGTCGAGCTCGGATACGTACCGAACCGGGCCGCCCGGGCGCTGGTGACCCGTCGTACGGACTCGGTCGCGCTGGTGGTGCCGGAGCCGGACAGCCGGGTGTTCTCGGACCCGTTCTTCGCCGGCATCCTGCGGGGCGTGAGTGCGGCCCTGGCGCCGACCTCGTCGCAGCTGGTGCTGCTGATCGAGCCGTCCGCGGGGGACGACCAGCGACTGCTGCGGTACCTGCGCGGCGGTCACGTGGACGGCGCGATCATCGTCAGCCACCACGGCCGCGACAACGTGCTGCAGGAGCTGGCCCAGTTGCCGCTGCCGATCGTGTTCAGCGCCCGCCCGCTCGGGGTGGAGGTCCCGGTCGCGAGCGTCGACGTGGACAACGTGGCCGGTGCCCGGACGGCAGTGGAGTACCTGCTGTCCAAGGGACGTCGCAAGCTCGGCACAGTCGCCGGCCCGGTCGACATGACGGCGGGAATCGACCGCCTCACCGGGTACCAGCTGGTGATGGCCGAGGAAGGTCTGCCCGAAGCCGTTGCGTACGGCGACTTCACGGCCGACGGTGGTGAACAGGCCGCGCTGAAACTCTTCGACGAGCATCCCGACCTCGACGGCTTGTTCGTGGCGAACGACCTGATGGCGACAGCCGCCCTGCGGGTGATCTCGCAACTCGGCCGGCGGGTGCCGCAGGACGTGGCCGTGGTCGGTTTCGACGACTCGGTGGTGGCTACCACGACGACGCCGAAGCTGACGACCGTGCGGCAGCCGGTGGTCCAGCTCGGCACCCGGCTCGCGGAGATCCTGCTGGCGAAGATCAACGGCGCGGACCTGACCGGCCCGGAGATCTTCAGCACCGAGCTGATCATCCGCGGCTCCGCCTGA